From Treponema sp. OMZ 787:
ACCAACATCTTAACCGTTTTTTCCATGAATTTAAATCTTAGCCTGGGTAAAAAATCCGAATTTAGGTTTCCATCAACGGATCTTCCTTTTTTAAGAGCTCTCGCGTACACAGAAAACGGACCTTTTAACTTAAGCCTGGATACAGGACTTGGGAAATTCGATATGTCGGGATCTGCAAAAATCCGTACAGGAGAAATTTTTTATATAAAAAGGAACTTTTACATAAAAGAAGGCGAATTAAAGATTCTTAATTCTCCTTTTCAGCAAATTGAACCTATAATATCCGTAAGAGCTGAAATAAAAGATAAAATGCCTGACGGACAGCCTCTTACGATCAGCTTAACGGCAAAGGATCAGCATCTTGACCTTGAGCGTTTTAGACCTGTAATTTCAACCTCTCCTCCTATGGCTATGTCAGACTCCGATACAATGAACTTAATGGGACAGGTAGCATTAGGCGACCTAAAAAACAGCAATGTTTTAAAAGAAACCCTGCTAAATGCTTCAGATATTTTGGCAAACATAGGTATAATGAAAAGAGTTGAACAAGAAGTCAGAAATCTTCTGCATGTAGATGTATTCTCGGCAAGAAGTCTGCTCATACAAAATGTTATATTGGAAAATTTATTTAGATCTTCAAAAGATAAGCCATTGACAATCGGTAACTATTTTGATAATACAAGTGTTTACATTGGTAAGTATTTTGGTTCTGCCATATATGCGGATGCAATGCTGCATCTTAGCTATTACGATCCGCTTTCTGCAAAAACAGATGCTGTTAGAAAACCGGTTTACGGAAATTTACTGTTTCAACCTGAAATAGGCTTTGAAATGAATACTCCGTTCTTCCTGCTTAGATGGCACATAGCTCCAAGCAGGCCCGACTCTCTGTTTGTATCGGATACAGGATTGACACTATCATGGAAATTTTCCTATTAATAGGGGGATAAAAAATGTTGAAGAAAAAAATTGTAGGTTTTATACTATTCCTTTTTGTATTAAACTGCTTTGCTCAAGAACCTGAGGGCTGGTATAACGGAAAACCGGTTTTAGAGATTAAGTTTAAGGGATTACAAAATATTGAAGCTTCAGAATTAGATGAAATCTTCAAATCATACAAGAAAAAAACTTTTTCTGATGATCTATATTGGGAAATTTTACAAAAAATCTATGCTTTAGATTACTTTACAGACATCGTGCCCAAGGCCATACCGGCAGATGAAAAGTATAATTCCGTTTTTTTGGAATTTATAGTTAAAGAAAAACCTGCCGTAAAAGATATTGTTTTTATAGGAAACAGCAATATCAAAAAATCTGATCTTCTTTCAGCTATAAACATAAAAAAAGGAGATATTTTCAATGAAATTAATGTAAAAAATGCTGAAAGAGCCTTAAAAGACTTTTATATCGAAAAAGGCTTTACAAAAGCTGAAATAGCCAGTAATACCTCAGAAGATAAAGAAAAAAACAGTATAAAAGTCGAATTCTCAGTCAAAGAAGGGAAGGTTTCAGTTATAAATAAAATTCTTTTTGAAGGAAATTCGAAATTCCCCGAAAAAGCCCTAAAAAAAGTTCTGGTTTCTAAAGAAGCATGGCTATTGCAAAAGGGTTTGTTCAGAGAAGACGCTCTACAAGCCGATAAAAGTGCAATCAAATTATTCTATGGAGAACATGGCTATATTGATGCCCATGTTGAAACTATCAAAAGGGATATCGACAGTACATCTGACCCTCAAAAAGATCAAATTACCCTTACCTATGTAATCATGGAAGGAGAACAGTTTACTTATGCGGGTATAGATTTTCAAGGTAACTATATTTTTTCAAGCGAGGAGCTAGGCGAAAAATTTAAACTAAAAAAAGGCGATATCTTTAACTTGAAAAAATTTGAAATAGGATTTGGAGATGTAGCAAACCTATATTATGAAAACGGTTATACCGGCAATTACATCGATAAAAAAGAAAACCGCAATACATCAACTAAAGAAGTTTCGTATACAGTACTCATCATCGAGAGAGAAAGAAGTCATATTGAAAATATCATAATAAAAGGAAATACCAAAACTAAGGATAAAGTAATTTTACGAGAACTCCTACTAAAAGAAGGGGATGTATTTTCTAAAACTAAAATCATGAATAGTTTTAGAAACTTGGCAAACCTCAGGTATTTCTCAACAGTTTTACCTGATGTTCTGCCCGGCTCAGAGCCTGATCTTGTGGATGTAATAATAAATGTTGAAGAACAGTCTACAGCTGGAATTCAATTCGGAATTACTTTTTCCGGAGTATCCGACACAAATGCTTTCCCAATGTCAGTGTTTGCACAATGGGAAGAAAAGAACTTGTTTGGAACCGGAAGAGAGTTATCGGTCAATCTGAATGCAGCAAGCGATACCCAGAGCTTAACTCTCGGCTTCACCGAAAACTGGTTCTTGGGCAAGCCTATTTCGGTTGGTTTTGACTTTTCTGTGGCACATAAGACACTAAATACTTATCAGGATCTCATGTATCCATTTAATAATATACCCGACCCGCATTTAACTATGGATGAATTTAATGCAAATCCTTCTTTATCGGATGCATTTAAAATGAAGTATGACCGTCTTGAATTCGGTTTCGGTATGAACTCTGGATATAGATGGTTTCCCAAATTTGCTGTTATAACATTAAGGGGAGGAGTAAATTTCGGTATTGTAAAGAATTTTTATAACAGCAAACTATATAGACCTGCAGAGGAAAGAATTAGAACTCAACAAGACAAATGGAG
This genomic window contains:
- the bamA gene encoding outer membrane protein assembly factor BamA, producing MLKKKIVGFILFLFVLNCFAQEPEGWYNGKPVLEIKFKGLQNIEASELDEIFKSYKKKTFSDDLYWEILQKIYALDYFTDIVPKAIPADEKYNSVFLEFIVKEKPAVKDIVFIGNSNIKKSDLLSAINIKKGDIFNEINVKNAERALKDFYIEKGFTKAEIASNTSEDKEKNSIKVEFSVKEGKVSVINKILFEGNSKFPEKALKKVLVSKEAWLLQKGLFREDALQADKSAIKLFYGEHGYIDAHVETIKRDIDSTSDPQKDQITLTYVIMEGEQFTYAGIDFQGNYIFSSEELGEKFKLKKGDIFNLKKFEIGFGDVANLYYENGYTGNYIDKKENRNTSTKEVSYTVLIIERERSHIENIIIKGNTKTKDKVILRELLLKEGDVFSKTKIMNSFRNLANLRYFSTVLPDVLPGSEPDLVDVIINVEEQSTAGIQFGITFSGVSDTNAFPMSVFAQWEEKNLFGTGRELSVNLNAASDTQSLTLGFTENWFLGKPISVGFDFSVAHKTLNTYQDLMYPFNNIPDPHLTMDEFNANPSLSDAFKMKYDRLEFGFGMNSGYRWFPKFAVITLRGGVNFGIVKNFYNSKLYRPAEERIRTQQDKWSLSNSLKIKLSIDDRDLAHDPSKGWFFSQELSFFGLMPKIEDEYFFQSDTKGEFYVTLLDYPVSEIWNLKFVLGFYSGFSFQVPLEKKPIGFDRLLYIDGAFKGRGWMGMGPQAAGMVMQNNWIEFRWPLAHGILSFDFFFDAIAVKNSLKDLRSLSINDYYFSFGPGLRFSIPQFPLRLLFANTFRSENGKPVWGNGKGADWRFVLSFNIPNL